A window of Citrus sinensis cultivar Valencia sweet orange chromosome 7, DVS_A1.0, whole genome shotgun sequence contains these coding sequences:
- the LOC102619541 gene encoding uncharacterized protein LOC102619541, giving the protein MWPPQEFVPPPGFMETKSYAVKFTYLSCCGSQLVKLQPNGGMESPDFEYRLLVRCRCCGEEAWRSLFLRPGMDGRYIPCSRCDWGGWVILYPNSNPSPMQDDRFGCQVQVPAFFVNIACRGYEPLKLDITKTCWELHTCPPFVIYPPIKVSKDIRYGEEDEEDEGIVFTDIRNDENEFEGYRISVRTPTLFFHLYHLDASFELVSTTEHRNMEDAYELKLSLHGP; this is encoded by the exons ATGTGGCCGCCGCAGGAATTTGTGCCGCCGCCGGGATTTATGGAGACTAAATCTTACGCTGTGAAATTCACATACCTGTCCTGTTGTGGCTCGCAATTGGTGAAACTGCAGCCTAACGGAGGGATGGAGAGTCCTGATTTTGAGTATCGTCTGCTG GTGCGATGCAGGTGTTGCGGTGAGGAAGCGTGGAGGAGCTTGTTTTTGCGTCCCGGCATGGATGGGAGATATATTCCA tgTTCCCGATGTGACTGGGGGGGTTGGGTTATTCTGTACCCTAACAGCAACCCGAGTCCGATGCAGGACGATCGTTTCGGTTGCCAAGTTCAAGTTCCTGCTTTCTTCGTAAATATTGCTTGTCGTGGATACGAACCGCTGAAACTTGATATAACTAAAACTTGTTGGGAGCTTCACACg TGTCCTCCTTTCGTGATATATCCTCCTATTAAGGTTTCGAAGGACATTCGCTATGGTGAGGAGGATGAGGAGGATGAGGGGATTGTCTTCACAGACATTCGCAACGACGAAAATGAATTCGAAGGCTACAGGATTTCCGTCCGCACACCCACCCTCTTTTTTCACCTGTACCATTTGGATGCAAGTTTTGAGCTGGTGTCTACCACCGAACATCGTAATATGGAAGACGCTTATGAGCTGAAGCTGTCTCTCCATGGGCCCTAA